A window of Thermodesulfobacteriota bacterium genomic DNA:
GCAAGACATTTGGTGGGAAACTACCCTGTTATACTTGCCGGCGGGCTTTCTCGGGCAAATGTATCAGATGCTGTTAAACAAAGCACCCCGGATGCCGTGGATGTCAGTTCAGGCGTGGAGATTTCACCGGGCCTGAAAGATACCGGCAAGGTGGGGGCTTTTATTCGGGCTGTTTCAATGTGTGATCTTAAAAGAAAAGCAAGGAGGATTTTTTAATGCAAGGCAATACTTTGTTTGAAAATGTCGTAAGATATGAAAAAGGAGTGATGCCTGATTCAAAAGGCCATTTCGGGCCATACGGCGGGAGATATGTTGCAGAGACTCTTATGCCGGCAGTCCTGGAGCTTGAAGCGGCCTGCAATAAGTTTTTACCGGACAAAGCTTTTCAGGAAGAGTTTTTTGCTCTGCTGGAGAGGTATGCGGGGCGGCCGACACCACTGTTCCATGCAAAACGCATGAGCAATCACTTTAAAGGTGCATCGATTTATCTGAAGCGGGAAGATCTTGCTCATACCGGTGCGCACAAAATCAACAACACAATCGGCCAGGCACTTCTGGCAAATTGGATGGGGAAAGATAAATTAATTGCCGAGACCGGAGCAGGTCAGCATGGAGTTGCAACGGCAACTGTGGCCGCACTTTTTGGGATGGAGTGCCGTATTTTTATGGGTGAAGAAGACATCCGACGGCAGGCGGCAAATGTTAAGCGGATGAAGCTTCTGGGCGCCGAAGTAATAAAAGTGGTTTCCGGTACTTCGACTTTAAAAGATGCAATGAATGCGGCCATGCGTTACTGGGTAGGTGCGGTTTCCGATACGTTTTATGTGATCGGATCGGTTGCAGGGCCTCATCCTTACCCGGTAATGGTTCGGGATTTTCAAAAGGTAATTGGCGAGGAAACCAGAAAGCAGATTCTCGAATCTGCAGGGAAGCTGCCTGACATGCTTGTTGCCTGTGTGGGCGGAGGAAGCAATGCCATGGGGCTTTTTTATCCTTTTATGAGTGATCAGGTGAAAATGGTTGGAGTCGAGGCTGCCGGGTCCGGGATAAAGAGTGGAAAACATGCCGCCA
This region includes:
- the trpB gene encoding tryptophan synthase subunit beta codes for the protein MQGNTLFENVVRYEKGVMPDSKGHFGPYGGRYVAETLMPAVLELEAACNKFLPDKAFQEEFFALLERYAGRPTPLFHAKRMSNHFKGASIYLKREDLAHTGAHKINNTIGQALLANWMGKDKLIAETGAGQHGVATATVAALFGMECRIFMGEEDIRRQAANVKRMKLLGAEVIKVVSGTSTLKDAMNAAMRYWVGAVSDTFYVIGSVAGPHPYPVMVRDFQKVIGEETRKQILESAGKLPDMLVACVGGGSNAMGLFYPFMSDQVKMVGVEAAGSGIKSGKHAATLSKGSVGVLHGSKSYLLQDENGQIMEAHSISAGLDYPGVGPEHSLLKDLDRVRYVSIDDRQALEAFQMLCSLEGIIPALESSHAVAWAAGYASTRPGNEIIVVNLSGRGDKDLGIVFSHLKEVTDNEPNR